A stretch of Dietzia lutea DNA encodes these proteins:
- a CDS encoding 4-hydroxy-3-methylbut-2-enyl diphosphate reductase, producing the protein MTEQTDMIAEPATKRVLLAEPRGYCAGVDRAVETVEKALEKHGAPLYVRKEIVHNKHVVESFTDQGVIFVDETDEVPHGANLVFSAHGVSPAVRESALNLQLNTFDATCPLVTKVHTEVKRFAREGYQILLVGHEGHEEVEGTAGEAPDVVTLVDGPESVDALDIPVDTEKLIWLSQTTLSVDETMETVRRLKQKYPTLVDPPSDDICYATQNRQTAVKAMAPQCDLVIVVGSQNSSNSVRLVEVALQAGARDAHLVDYAKEVDTSWFDGVTTVGVTSGASVPEVLVRGVLDLLADHGYSDVSPVRTAQETITFALPRSLRSTQKA; encoded by the coding sequence ATGACCGAGCAGACCGACATGATCGCCGAACCGGCAACCAAGCGGGTACTACTCGCGGAACCGCGCGGCTACTGTGCCGGCGTCGACCGAGCCGTCGAGACGGTCGAGAAAGCCCTGGAGAAGCACGGGGCGCCGCTGTACGTCCGCAAGGAGATCGTCCACAACAAGCACGTCGTGGAGTCCTTCACCGACCAGGGCGTGATCTTCGTCGACGAGACCGACGAGGTGCCGCACGGCGCGAACCTCGTGTTCTCCGCCCACGGCGTCTCTCCGGCCGTCCGGGAGAGCGCCCTCAACCTGCAGCTCAACACCTTCGACGCCACCTGCCCGCTCGTGACCAAGGTGCACACCGAGGTCAAGCGCTTCGCCCGAGAGGGCTACCAGATCCTGCTGGTCGGCCACGAGGGCCACGAGGAGGTCGAGGGCACCGCCGGCGAGGCGCCCGACGTGGTGACCCTCGTGGACGGGCCCGAGTCCGTCGACGCCCTCGACATCCCGGTCGACACCGAGAAGCTCATCTGGCTCTCCCAGACCACACTGAGCGTCGACGAGACCATGGAGACGGTGCGTCGACTCAAGCAGAAGTACCCCACGCTGGTCGATCCGCCGTCGGACGACATCTGCTACGCCACCCAGAACCGCCAGACCGCGGTCAAGGCGATGGCGCCCCAGTGCGACCTGGTGATCGTCGTGGGCTCGCAGAACTCGTCCAACTCGGTCCGGCTGGTCGAGGTGGCGCTGCAGGCCGGCGCCCGCGACGCGCACCTCGTGGACTACGCCAAGGAGGTCGACACCTCCTGGTTCGACGGCGTGACCACCGTCGGCGTGACCTCGGGCGCCTCCGTCCCCGAGGTCCTCGTGCGGGGCGTGCTGGACCTGCTCGCCGACCACGGTTACAGCGACGTCTCGCCCGTGCGGACCGCGCAGGAGACCATCACCTTCGCGCTGCCCCGCTCGCTGCGCAGCACCCAGAAGGCCTGA
- a CDS encoding exodeoxyribonuclease VII small subunit codes for MSDEQTPVSELGYEQARDELIEVVRILEAGGQDLDASLALWERGEELAARCTEHLDGARARIDAVLGDDDEGGTARG; via the coding sequence ATGTCCGACGAGCAGACCCCCGTCTCCGAACTGGGCTACGAGCAGGCCCGCGACGAGCTCATCGAGGTGGTCCGCATCCTCGAGGCCGGCGGTCAGGATCTGGACGCCTCCCTCGCCCTGTGGGAGCGGGGCGAGGAACTCGCCGCGCGGTGCACCGAGCATCTCGACGGCGCCCGTGCGCGCATCGACGCGGTCCTGGGCGACGACGACGAGGGCGGCACCGCCCGGGGCTGA
- a CDS encoding DUF6542 domain-containing protein — protein sequence MSRRRSGRVPADERSVVSSMRGLPAWTAVLLAVAISLTGVAIDSVSGELGAGFTVAFVLGCVVSVLAISRRSLFVAGVQPPIIMTLLVPLVYVISGAGADVFSRTQIVSVALPLATRFPLMIATTVVVVAIALIRAFVLEPRSTRPAAPYIQRTAPAHARR from the coding sequence GTGAGTAGACGCAGGAGTGGCCGGGTGCCCGCGGACGAGAGGTCCGTGGTCTCCTCGATGCGCGGGCTGCCCGCCTGGACCGCGGTCCTGCTGGCGGTGGCCATCTCGCTGACCGGCGTGGCCATCGACTCGGTCTCGGGCGAGCTCGGCGCCGGGTTCACCGTCGCGTTCGTCCTCGGGTGCGTGGTGTCGGTGCTCGCGATCTCGCGGCGCTCGCTGTTCGTCGCCGGGGTCCAGCCGCCGATCATCATGACGCTGCTGGTGCCGCTGGTCTACGTCATCTCCGGGGCGGGCGCGGACGTGTTCTCGCGGACACAGATCGTCTCGGTCGCCCTGCCGTTGGCCACCCGGTTCCCCCTGATGATCGCCACGACCGTCGTCGTCGTCGCGATCGCGCTGATCCGGGCGTTCGTGCTGGAGCCCCGGTCCACGCGGCCGGCGGCCCCCTACATCCAGCGCACCGCCCCGGCACACGCCCGCCGCTGA
- the ychF gene encoding redox-regulated ATPase YchF, translated as MSLTLGIVGLPNVGKSTLFNALTNNDALAANYPFATIEPNIGVVDLPDPRLNRLAEIFGSERILPAVVSFVDIAGIVKGASTGEGMGNKFLANIREADAICQVVRVFDDPDVIHVDGRVDPMADIEVIATELILADLETIEKALPRIEKDARKDKSLVAQLEEIRKAQAVLEDGRTLFKAQDEIDRGVLRDLHLMTAKPFLYVFNADESVLTSDERKAELSAAVAPADAVFLDAKVEAELQELDEEDSMELLESIGQTEPGLAALARAGFHTLGLQTYLTAGPKESRAWTIRKGDTAPKAAGVIHTDFEKGFIKAEIVSFEDLDAAGSMAAAKAAGKVRMEGKDYVMADGDVVEFRFNV; from the coding sequence GTGAGCCTCACCCTCGGAATCGTCGGACTGCCCAACGTCGGTAAGTCGACCCTGTTCAACGCCCTGACGAACAACGACGCCCTCGCGGCGAACTACCCGTTCGCCACCATCGAGCCCAACATCGGCGTGGTCGACCTGCCCGATCCCCGCCTCAACCGACTCGCGGAGATCTTCGGCTCCGAGCGGATCCTGCCCGCCGTGGTGTCGTTCGTCGACATCGCCGGCATCGTCAAAGGCGCCAGCACCGGCGAGGGCATGGGCAACAAGTTCCTCGCCAACATCCGCGAGGCCGACGCCATCTGCCAGGTCGTGCGCGTCTTCGACGACCCCGACGTCATCCACGTCGACGGCAGGGTCGACCCGATGGCCGACATCGAGGTGATCGCGACCGAGTTGATCCTCGCCGACCTCGAGACCATCGAGAAGGCGCTGCCGCGGATCGAGAAGGACGCCCGCAAGGACAAGTCGCTGGTGGCCCAGCTCGAGGAGATCCGCAAGGCCCAGGCCGTGCTTGAGGACGGGCGCACCCTGTTCAAGGCCCAGGACGAGATCGACCGCGGCGTGCTGCGCGACCTGCACCTCATGACCGCCAAGCCCTTCCTCTACGTCTTCAACGCCGACGAGTCGGTGCTGACGAGCGACGAGCGCAAGGCCGAGCTCAGCGCCGCCGTCGCGCCCGCCGACGCCGTGTTCCTCGACGCCAAGGTCGAGGCCGAGCTCCAGGAGCTCGACGAGGAGGACTCCATGGAGCTGCTCGAGTCGATCGGCCAGACCGAGCCCGGCCTGGCCGCCCTCGCGCGCGCCGGCTTCCACACCCTCGGGCTGCAGACCTACCTCACCGCCGGACCCAAGGAGTCGCGCGCCTGGACGATCCGCAAGGGCGACACCGCCCCCAAGGCCGCCGGCGTCATTCACACCGACTTCGAGAAGGGCTTCATCAAGGCGGAGATCGTCTCGTTCGAGGACCTCGACGCGGCCGGCTCGATGGCCGCGGCCAAGGCGGCCGGCAAGGTGCGCATGGAGGGCAAGGACTACGTCATGGCCGACGGCGACGTGGTGGAGTTCCGCTTCAACGTCTAG
- a CDS encoding bifunctional DNA primase/polymerase yields the protein MPVLAECRPATQLLIPDVSRLGVLEAALEYAEAGWYVLPLASGEKNPGSIVGKWTEESSRDPEVICDWFADYPDRGIALHVGRSGAVAFDLDQDELPGKFAADLRVGSFQHTRREGSRGHYIFATDPNDRFSNSAGAFSPYGEVRGQNGVIVVAPTIHRDAEQGGCYSWARFGAVPPLPTKLRECLSTPKVQSATATTAEELETFLDSFTTADRPEAVGGPLGWFDSHARRDGQCGGGSRSRHEAVVEALCWGFREAYAGLYPARQVYDSLRAVFIERFAEGEVAEGRDVPEIEFDRAARYAAAQAVASDSEETRAKVGRDDRRLEEEFWAARPELEKLRDYALARIAEPWAVLGAVLARTLAMVPPDVVLPPTVGGYGSLNLFVNIVGPSGSGKGTAMRSADDFLRTNRQTHEHELGSGEGIAKQYAYYKTVDKKLVLVPQRDRVLFSVDEIDNLTAVAGRSGATLMPELRKAWSGERLGKAYADRTKDIPVQPHRYRLCLVMGVQEARAEAMFADADGGTPQRFLWMPAMLQQRFESEADLPELPEPLDCREWRWGRRPNGAMGTSPSDAEFDVTRPMGEGDFRPLRIPERVRKEIRDHRLRSAQGQLDPLDGHRYQVQLKVSAGLMFLAGREREITEEDWELAGAVMAKSEETRRATQDALRQAQKQSDRARGRREAARAAATDEEKELRGRVARKLLAKLAEESDSGEGWIQWRALIKLFHSSKQSKAEEVLQSLISSGQVESEEGKAGNGRLVKRCRIVRDGPEK from the coding sequence ATGCCGGTTCTCGCCGAGTGTCGTCCCGCCACGCAGCTACTAATCCCCGATGTGTCCCGTCTGGGTGTACTAGAAGCCGCACTCGAATACGCCGAGGCGGGGTGGTACGTACTTCCGCTTGCTTCTGGCGAGAAGAATCCCGGTTCGATTGTTGGGAAGTGGACGGAGGAGTCGAGCCGGGACCCGGAGGTGATCTGTGACTGGTTCGCAGATTACCCGGATCGCGGAATCGCGCTCCACGTCGGACGGTCGGGCGCGGTGGCGTTCGACCTAGACCAAGACGAACTGCCCGGGAAGTTCGCCGCAGACCTACGGGTCGGCTCGTTTCAGCACACCCGCAGAGAAGGTTCCCGAGGCCACTACATTTTCGCGACCGATCCGAACGATAGATTCTCCAACAGTGCCGGGGCGTTCAGTCCTTACGGTGAGGTCCGTGGTCAGAATGGCGTCATCGTCGTCGCCCCGACGATCCATAGGGACGCCGAACAGGGAGGTTGCTACTCGTGGGCGCGGTTCGGCGCGGTGCCGCCGCTGCCCACGAAACTTCGAGAGTGCCTCAGTACGCCCAAGGTTCAGAGCGCCACGGCAACTACCGCCGAGGAGCTGGAAACCTTCCTGGACTCCTTCACCACCGCTGATCGGCCTGAGGCTGTCGGGGGTCCACTGGGGTGGTTCGACTCGCACGCACGGCGAGATGGGCAATGCGGCGGAGGAAGCCGCTCTCGCCATGAAGCCGTCGTCGAGGCACTGTGTTGGGGCTTTCGAGAGGCGTACGCCGGGTTGTACCCGGCCCGCCAGGTCTACGACTCCTTGAGAGCAGTGTTTATCGAGCGCTTCGCAGAGGGAGAGGTTGCCGAGGGTCGGGACGTCCCGGAAATCGAGTTCGACCGCGCAGCCCGCTACGCCGCAGCGCAAGCCGTCGCATCGGACTCCGAGGAGACCCGCGCGAAAGTCGGGCGCGACGACCGGCGGCTAGAGGAGGAATTTTGGGCCGCGCGCCCGGAGCTGGAGAAGCTGCGTGACTATGCGCTAGCGAGGATCGCGGAGCCGTGGGCCGTGCTCGGGGCGGTGCTCGCGCGAACACTCGCGATGGTGCCGCCCGATGTGGTGCTACCGCCAACCGTGGGGGGCTACGGCTCGCTCAACCTCTTCGTGAACATCGTCGGTCCGTCCGGCTCCGGCAAGGGAACCGCGATGCGGTCGGCGGACGACTTCCTCCGGACTAACCGACAGACCCACGAGCACGAACTGGGGTCCGGCGAGGGCATCGCTAAGCAGTACGCCTACTACAAAACCGTCGACAAGAAGTTGGTGCTCGTCCCGCAACGGGATCGAGTGCTGTTCTCAGTCGACGAAATCGACAATCTCACCGCCGTGGCCGGGAGGTCGGGTGCGACGCTGATGCCCGAGCTACGCAAAGCGTGGTCCGGTGAGCGGCTCGGAAAGGCCTACGCAGATCGCACCAAAGACATCCCCGTCCAACCTCACCGCTATCGCCTTTGCCTCGTCATGGGCGTACAGGAGGCACGCGCGGAAGCGATGTTCGCGGACGCGGACGGAGGCACCCCACAGAGGTTCCTGTGGATGCCGGCCATGCTCCAGCAGCGCTTCGAATCGGAGGCCGACCTTCCCGAACTACCCGAACCGCTGGACTGCCGGGAATGGCGGTGGGGCAGACGACCGAACGGCGCGATGGGAACCAGCCCGAGCGACGCGGAGTTCGACGTCACGCGACCGATGGGGGAAGGCGACTTTCGCCCCCTCCGCATACCCGAACGGGTACGAAAAGAGATCCGAGACCATCGACTGCGATCTGCACAAGGCCAGCTAGACCCCCTCGACGGCCACCGCTACCAAGTCCAGCTCAAAGTCTCGGCGGGGTTGATGTTTCTGGCGGGCCGGGAGCGCGAGATCACGGAGGAGGACTGGGAGCTCGCCGGGGCGGTGATGGCGAAAAGCGAGGAGACTCGACGCGCGACTCAGGACGCGCTCCGCCAAGCGCAGAAGCAGAGCGACCGCGCGCGAGGCAGGCGCGAGGCAGCACGAGCAGCCGCCACGGACGAGGAGAAGGAACTGCGGGGGAGGGTAGCTAGGAAGCTCCTGGCCAAACTCGCCGAGGAATCAGATAGCGGCGAGGGCTGGATTCAGTGGCGTGCATTAATCAAGCTATTTCACAGTTCGAAGCAGTCTAAGGCGGAGGAGGTGCTCCAATCTCTAATTTCTTCAGGCCAAGTCGAATCCGAAGAGGGGAAAGCGGGAAATGGCAGGTTAGTAAAGCGTTGTCGGATCGTTCGAGACGGCCCGGAGAAATAG
- the xseA gene encoding exodeoxyribonuclease VII large subunit: MSASSPGTPSSPESPWPVRVVSDQIAAWIHRLGAVWVEGQITQLSLRPGTRTAFLTLRDPSVDNSLTLTCPPRLISESPVPVTEGSRVVVRGTPRFYTGRGSFSLQVSEIRPVGVGELLARIERLKQALAAEGLFDPRLKRPPPFLPTCVGLITGRASAAERDVVEVARGRWPDVRFAVRNTAVQGVSAVPQILDALAELDADPVVDVIILARGGGSVEDLLPFSDEALIRAISRCRTPVVSAIGHEPDSPLSDLVADLRAATPTDAAKRVVPDVVEERRRIAEARARTARALRGWVERERNQLAAVRSRPCMANPHGIVDSRAEVVAEALRAARRDITRIIDSESTSLSHLSARLTTLGPAATLARGYAVVQSVAGVHDGRVVSSIADAPPGSQLRIRVSDGALSAAVLGSTPAAGRTTAPAPTATDTPETDTPEEQS, encoded by the coding sequence GTGAGCGCCTCCTCCCCCGGCACCCCGAGCAGCCCCGAGTCGCCGTGGCCGGTCCGGGTCGTCTCGGACCAGATCGCCGCGTGGATCCACCGCCTGGGCGCGGTGTGGGTCGAGGGTCAGATCACCCAGCTGAGTCTGCGACCGGGCACCCGCACGGCCTTCCTCACGCTGCGTGACCCGTCCGTCGACAACTCGCTGACGCTGACGTGCCCGCCCCGGCTGATCTCCGAGTCACCCGTCCCGGTCACGGAGGGCAGCCGGGTCGTGGTCCGCGGCACGCCGCGCTTCTACACGGGCCGCGGCTCGTTCTCGCTTCAGGTCTCGGAGATCCGCCCGGTCGGCGTGGGCGAGCTGCTGGCGCGCATCGAGCGACTCAAGCAGGCGCTGGCGGCCGAGGGCCTGTTCGATCCCCGCCTCAAGAGGCCGCCGCCGTTCCTGCCGACGTGCGTGGGTCTGATCACGGGCCGGGCGAGCGCCGCCGAGCGCGACGTGGTCGAGGTGGCTCGTGGTCGCTGGCCGGACGTGCGCTTCGCCGTGCGCAACACCGCCGTGCAGGGCGTGTCGGCCGTGCCCCAGATCCTCGACGCGCTGGCCGAGCTGGACGCGGACCCCGTCGTCGACGTCATCATCCTCGCCCGCGGCGGCGGCTCTGTCGAGGACCTCCTCCCCTTCTCCGACGAGGCGTTGATCCGCGCGATCTCGCGGTGCCGCACGCCGGTCGTCTCGGCGATCGGACACGAGCCCGACTCCCCCCTGTCGGACCTCGTCGCCGACCTGCGCGCCGCCACCCCCACCGACGCCGCCAAGCGCGTCGTCCCCGACGTGGTCGAGGAGCGGCGCCGTATCGCCGAGGCGCGCGCCCGCACCGCCCGGGCCCTGCGCGGCTGGGTGGAGCGCGAGCGCAACCAGCTCGCCGCGGTGCGGTCCCGGCCGTGCATGGCGAACCCCCACGGGATCGTCGACTCGCGCGCGGAGGTCGTCGCCGAGGCGCTGCGGGCGGCGCGGCGGGACATCACCCGCATCATCGACTCGGAGTCCACGTCGCTCAGCCACCTGTCGGCGCGCCTGACCACCCTCGGCCCGGCGGCCACCCTCGCCCGCGGCTACGCGGTGGTCCAGTCGGTGGCCGGGGTGCACGACGGTCGGGTGGTGTCGTCGATCGCCGACGCCCCGCCCGGCTCCCAGCTGCGCATCCGCGTCTCCGACGGCGCCCTCTCCGCGGCGGTGCTCGGGTCGACGCCCGCCGCCGGCCGCACCACCGCCCCCGCGCCGACCGCCACCGACACACCCGAGACCGACACCCCCGAGGAGCAGTCCTGA
- a CDS encoding HNH endonuclease: protein MVRPPNWTYDEIAIAAAVAYRAGWKYLGPETVEVQELSAVLNAADIHPLVVRGEDFRNPNGVARKMSDVATHRPDYTGKPTRGGKTDRLVLEELLADPEIFLRKADSIRASLEAREPVHSAFPMSDVVDDVDFELEEASEGRVLLARHLRRERDPKLRRAKIAHVRKAGKPLACDVCEFDFEATYGERGRDYIEVHHVKPLSESGETTTKLSDLALLCSNCHRMVHRTPWTTPAELRGVRIGSMPQREI from the coding sequence ATGGTACGACCGCCGAATTGGACCTATGACGAAATTGCGATTGCTGCGGCTGTCGCCTACCGGGCTGGATGGAAGTATCTGGGTCCTGAAACAGTGGAGGTCCAGGAACTCTCGGCGGTCCTCAACGCCGCTGACATCCATCCGCTAGTGGTTCGGGGTGAGGACTTTCGGAACCCCAATGGGGTTGCCCGAAAGATGTCTGATGTAGCCACGCATCGGCCGGACTACACGGGAAAGCCGACGCGTGGTGGAAAGACTGATCGGCTTGTCCTAGAAGAGCTGCTGGCTGACCCTGAGATTTTTCTCCGGAAGGCGGACTCAATCCGAGCCTCACTTGAGGCGAGGGAGCCAGTGCACTCGGCTTTTCCGATGTCGGACGTGGTTGATGACGTTGACTTCGAACTTGAGGAAGCAAGCGAAGGGAGAGTCTTGCTTGCGAGGCACCTTCGCCGAGAGCGAGACCCGAAACTCCGTCGAGCCAAGATCGCGCACGTTCGCAAGGCGGGAAAGCCGCTGGCTTGTGATGTGTGTGAGTTTGACTTTGAGGCGACGTATGGCGAGCGAGGGCGCGACTACATAGAGGTCCACCACGTGAAGCCGCTCTCGGAATCTGGCGAGACGACGACCAAGCTCTCTGACTTGGCTCTTCTCTGCTCGAACTGCCACCGCATGGTTCATCGGACGCCTTGGACCACTCCGGCTGAGCTCCGAGGTGTCCGCATTGGGTCTATGCCGCAGCGCGAGATTTGA
- a CDS encoding recombinase family protein has translation MGYVRVSTARQGESGYGLDAQRATLERYCEANGHELLTITTDIVSGAKTEAMYGREVAIAAVEAGVADALLVRSLDRATRDQEDAARLFKRAERGGWRLMDTDKADSGDPSQRLLADIRLAVAAEERRKISERTREGLAAAKARGVRLGRPSSVPPEVAERIVAMRREGKSAVAIAQRLTNEGVPTPGGSEIWAHSTVRRVYLNAERAEAKREAVA, from the coding sequence GTGGGGTACGTCCGGGTGTCTACCGCTCGCCAGGGTGAGAGCGGGTACGGCCTCGACGCTCAGCGCGCGACGCTGGAGCGGTACTGCGAGGCGAACGGGCACGAGCTGCTGACGATCACGACCGACATCGTGTCCGGGGCGAAGACCGAGGCGATGTACGGGCGGGAGGTCGCTATCGCTGCAGTAGAGGCCGGGGTAGCGGATGCACTGTTGGTGCGGTCTCTCGACCGGGCGACCCGAGACCAGGAAGACGCGGCCCGCTTGTTCAAACGAGCCGAGCGCGGGGGCTGGAGACTCATGGACACCGACAAGGCCGACAGCGGCGACCCCTCCCAGCGACTCCTCGCGGACATCCGTCTCGCCGTGGCGGCTGAGGAGAGGCGCAAAATTTCGGAGCGCACGCGGGAAGGGCTGGCGGCTGCGAAAGCTCGCGGTGTTCGGCTGGGTCGTCCGTCGAGCGTGCCGCCCGAGGTCGCGGAACGGATCGTGGCCATGCGGAGGGAAGGGAAGTCGGCGGTCGCCATCGCACAGCGCCTCACGAACGAGGGCGTGCCCACGCCGGGAGGCAGCGAGATCTGGGCGCACTCGACCGTACGGAGGGTGTACCTCAACGCTGAGCGGGCCGAGGCCAAGCGAGAGGCGGTGGCCTGA
- a CDS encoding ParB/RepB/Spo0J family partition protein, translated as MAKSYEYKLPDHKVEYGVKVPTDELKIDPQAQRTLNEKRAQKLADTFIPEAVGTIIVSERESGEKYIVDGQHRWRASQLLERQHVICEVHKGLTQTEEAILFLIKNRESSRPSAIDEYHIGLTGGIPLFVDTDKVVTKHKLSMGSTSVNAIGAVNGVLRITDRYGAETLDRTLAVAEEAWGRTAETWDGMLLGGLGEFIGRHGEQITSDDELAKKLGKRNPAWKWKADVHARSTSGGTQHSGTGGRVMTCYHMIVETWNKGRRSETTKIVL; from the coding sequence ATGGCGAAGAGCTATGAGTACAAGCTGCCCGACCACAAGGTTGAGTACGGCGTCAAGGTGCCGACCGACGAACTCAAGATTGACCCCCAGGCGCAGCGCACGCTGAATGAGAAGCGGGCACAGAAGCTTGCTGACACGTTCATTCCGGAAGCGGTCGGCACGATCATCGTCTCCGAGCGCGAGTCGGGCGAGAAATACATTGTCGATGGGCAGCACCGTTGGCGGGCCAGCCAGCTTCTCGAGCGACAGCATGTGATCTGCGAGGTCCATAAGGGACTCACCCAGACCGAGGAAGCAATTCTTTTCCTCATCAAGAACCGCGAGTCAAGCCGTCCCTCCGCCATCGACGAGTATCACATCGGTCTCACTGGTGGAATTCCACTCTTCGTGGACACCGACAAGGTCGTCACGAAGCACAAGCTTTCGATGGGCAGCACCAGTGTCAATGCAATCGGGGCAGTGAATGGAGTGCTCCGGATCACTGATCGCTACGGTGCTGAGACCCTAGACCGAACTTTGGCTGTTGCGGAGGAAGCTTGGGGCAGGACTGCGGAGACGTGGGACGGGATGCTGCTGGGTGGTCTAGGAGAGTTCATTGGCCGGCACGGTGAACAAATCACCAGTGACGATGAGTTGGCAAAGAAGCTTGGAAAGCGCAATCCTGCCTGGAAGTGGAAGGCGGATGTCCATGCTCGAAGCACCAGCGGTGGAACTCAGCACTCAGGAACGGGTGGGCGAGTGATGACCTGTTACCACATGATTGTGGAGACCTGGAATAAGGGACGGCGTTCCGAAACTACAAAGATCGTGCTCTGA
- a CDS encoding AI-2E family transporter, with amino-acid sequence MSDEPKPRPPVEDQEQHVDRSVLIGMGGRWVTDWALRLAILLVAGWLISRIGGALWVGILPILLALIISTVLWPVTGWMVRHKVPKTLAALLSIIGSLGLLTGVIALIAPSIVEQSVQLADQTSEAITEVQDWLRGPPLNIRDEQLDGLLDQLSSTLQDRGDQIASGVFTGVSAVGSFVVTLVLVLVLTFFFIKDGPRFLPFVRRNTGRTAGRHLTEVLTRAWNTLGGYIRAQAIVSFVDAVLIGLALVILGVPLAWALAVITFIAGFIPIVGAFTAGALAVLIALVANGFTTAIIVLVVIIAVQQLEGNVLQPILQSRAMNLHPGVILLGVAAGSTLFGIIGAFLAVPILAVVAVVIRYINEQIDLRTGDVTASDLASATDEGRLTAWLGEMSSSRFAPLRKSSNAIMAGMIDERPDIAPPGPGTSGARTAAAAASAPGGAGVAVTGDDDEVGGDVSSAVPPLSDQLPPEPGFVDPKAVTGDRPSPQEEEAAKPNPLRRFGRFLARRLGG; translated from the coding sequence ATGAGCGACGAGCCGAAGCCGCGTCCCCCCGTCGAGGATCAGGAACAGCACGTCGACCGATCCGTACTCATCGGCATGGGTGGGCGATGGGTCACCGACTGGGCCCTGCGCCTGGCCATCCTGTTGGTCGCGGGATGGCTCATCTCGCGGATCGGCGGCGCGCTGTGGGTGGGCATCCTGCCGATCCTGTTGGCGCTGATCATCTCGACGGTGCTGTGGCCCGTGACGGGCTGGATGGTGCGGCACAAGGTGCCCAAGACCCTGGCCGCCTTGCTGTCGATCATCGGCTCCCTGGGGCTGCTGACAGGCGTCATCGCACTGATCGCCCCGTCGATCGTGGAGCAGAGCGTGCAGCTCGCCGACCAGACGTCCGAGGCGATCACCGAGGTCCAGGACTGGCTGCGGGGGCCGCCGCTCAACATCCGTGACGAGCAGCTGGACGGCTTGCTGGACCAGCTCAGCTCGACGCTGCAGGACCGGGGCGACCAGATCGCGTCCGGCGTGTTCACCGGCGTCAGCGCGGTGGGATCGTTCGTCGTCACCCTGGTCCTGGTGTTGGTGCTCACGTTCTTCTTCATCAAGGACGGGCCGCGGTTCCTGCCGTTCGTCCGCCGCAACACCGGCCGCACCGCCGGCCGCCACCTCACCGAGGTCCTCACCCGGGCGTGGAACACCCTGGGCGGGTACATCCGCGCCCAGGCGATCGTGTCGTTCGTCGACGCGGTGCTCATCGGCCTGGCGCTCGTGATCCTGGGCGTGCCGCTGGCGTGGGCGCTGGCGGTCATCACGTTCATCGCGGGCTTCATCCCCATCGTCGGTGCGTTCACCGCCGGCGCGCTCGCCGTGCTCATCGCGCTCGTGGCCAACGGGTTCACCACCGCGATCATCGTCCTGGTCGTGATTATCGCGGTGCAGCAGCTCGAGGGCAACGTGCTCCAGCCGATCCTGCAGTCGCGCGCCATGAACCTGCACCCGGGCGTCATCCTCCTGGGTGTGGCCGCGGGCAGTACGCTCTTCGGCATCATCGGTGCGTTCCTCGCCGTGCCGATCCTCGCCGTGGTCGCCGTGGTCATCCGGTACATCAACGAGCAGATCGATCTGCGCACCGGCGACGTCACCGCCTCCGATCTGGCCTCCGCGACCGACGAGGGCCGCCTGACGGCCTGGCTCGGGGAGATGTCCAGCTCGCGGTTCGCTCCGCTCCGCAAGAGCAGCAACGCGATCATGGCCGGGATGATCGACGAACGACCGGACATCGCCCCGCCGGGACCGGGGACGTCCGGAGCGCGCACGGCGGCCGCCGCCGCGTCGGCGCCGGGTGGTGCGGGGGTCGCCGTGACGGGTGACGACGACGAGGTGGGCGGTGACGTCAGCAGCGCCGTTCCGCCGTTGTCGGATCAGCTCCCACCCGAACCCGGCTTCGTCGACCCCAAGGCGGTCACCGGCGACCGGCCCTCCCCGCAGGAGGAGGAGGCGGCCAAGCCCAATCCGCTGCGTCGATTCGGTCGTTTCCTCGCCCGTCGGCTGGGCGGTTAG